The window CCGACGCCCAGCTGGCCGCCGGACGCGACGGGGCCGAGCTCTACGGGCTCTCCCTCTACGTCATGGTCGGCGTCATGGCCGTGGGCTTCCTCGCGAACATGCTGGTCCGGCCCCTGCCCGAGCGGGTCCACCAGCGCGACCGCGAACGCGTCGCCGGGCGGAGCTGAGCCCGGATCCGGGGGCGGGGCCGCGACGGGCCCCGCCCCCCGAAACCCCACACACGCCTCACCGGTCACCGATGAAGGGCCACACATGTCAGGCAACCGGACCACCAACGCCTCCGCCGTCACCGCGATCCTGCTGTGGGTGATCGTGCTCGCCGCCCTGGCCTACGGGGTGGCGCAGACCGCGGTGGACGCCGCGGCGCTCTTCGCCTCCTGAGGGCCGACGCCGCCCGCCCGTTCCCACCAGGCGGTACACCGCCGCATCGGCGCGCCCGCCGCCCCGCCCCAGGGGGAAGCGCTGGGCGCGCCGAGGACAACCCGCTCGACCACGGGCCATCCCCCGCCGCCGGGGCTCGGGGGATCCGCCGGTCCTCGGCGGCCTGCGCCGTTACCTCGACGGCCCCGGAAGGGCCTTCCGGAGAGGCCCCGAACGGGCGACCCGCCTCAGGCCCCGCCCGCGCTCTCGCCCTTGGCCCAAGCGGTGACCAGCCTCTGGGCGTCGGGTCGGCGCGGCATGGCCACGATGAGCAGGTCGTTCTCGCGGATCCGGGTGTGCGCCGAGGGCACCAGCACCCGCTTGCCCCGCAGGATCGTGGTGACCAGGCCGTGCGGCGGTTCCAGTTCCCCGAGCCGCCTGCCCACGATGTGGAGCCCCGGCGCCGCGCGCACCTCGATCAGCTCGGTGCCCAGGTCGCTGATGGGCACGTCCGCCACCACGGGTTCGAGCGAGTGCCCGCCCCGGGTCAGCCCCAGCAGGCCCGCGGCGGTGCGGATGCTGGTGCCCTGCACCGCCGCGGAGACCAGCACGACGAAGAAGACGATGTCGAAGACCAGGGCGCCGTCGGGGTACCCGGCCACGAAGGGGAACGTGGCCAGCACGATCGGCACGGCCCCGCGCAGCCCCACCCAGCTGACGAAGGCGATCTCCCGCCACGTGTAGTCGAACCACACCAGGCACAGAGCCACCGTCACCGGTCGGGCCACCAGCACCAGGACGGCGCTGACGGCCAGCCCCGAGAGCGCCACCCCCGGCAGGTCGGAGGGGAAGACCAGCATCCCCAGCAGCAGGAACAGCCCCACCTCGGCGGTGCTGGAAAGCCCCTCGTGGAAGGTCCGGATGCCCCGCCGGCGCAGGGGAGCGCGGGCGCCCACGACCAGCCCGGTGACGTAGACCGCCAGGAAGCCCGAGGCGCCCGCCAGCGCCGCGGCGCCGTAGGAGACCCCGGCCACGCCCAGCGCCAGCACCGGGTAGACCCCCGCCGGTCCCAGGTTGATCCGGGTCAGCAGCCAGCTTCCGGCCAGCCCCGCCACGGCGCCCACGGCCAGGCCCCCGACCAGCTGCATGAGGGCGAACAGCGCCCACTCGGCCGACGACGGCGTGTCCCGCCAGGTGGCGATGAGTCCGATGGTGAGCAGGATGGCGATCGGGTCGTTGGCGCCGGACTCCACCTCCAGCAGGGAGGCGACCTTGCGGGGCAGCGGGGCCCTCCGTAGCATGGCGAACACCGCCGCGGCGTCGGTGGGGGCCACGACCGCGCCGATGAGCAGGGCGGTCAGGGGGCGCACGTCCAGCAGCAGGTACGTGCCCGCCGCCAGGATCAGCGCCGTGCCCGCCACCGCCACCGTGGCCAGCGCGAACCCGGGCGCGGCGGCGCGCCGCAGGTCCCCGGGCTTGGTCGTCAGGCCGCCCTCGAAGAGGATGAGGATCAGTCCGACGGTCCCGCCGATCTGGGCGATCTCGGGGTTGTCCAGGCGGATCAGCCCGAGCCCGTCGTCGGCGATGAACATGCCCAGCGCCAGGAACAGCAGCAGGCCGGGCAGCCGGATGCGGTTGGCGAAGCCCGAGGCCAGGATCGCCGCCACCAGCAGGAGCCCGGCCGCCAGGATCCACCCGTCGGCGGGCAGGTGCACTGTCATGGTCCCCCCGTCGTCGGCTCCGGGACGCGGTGGAGGGGGGAGTGCCGATGGCCGCCGGTGGTGAGGACGGCACCGCACGGGCCCCCGCCCGCTCCATCACCCGGTTCCTGGTGCCCCTGGACGGCACCGCCGGTGCGGCGGCCGCCCTGGGCCCCGCGCTGCGCGCCGCCCGCGTCCTGCGGGTCCCCCTGGAACTGCTGACCGTGCGCGACCGCGTGAACCGCGCGTGGGCCGAGGACGTCGACGCGGTCGCCGCGGGCCTGGACTACGACCGCGTCGAGGTGTCCATGGTCGGCTCCGGCTGGCCGGGGGACGTGATCGTCGACGCGGTCGCCGAGCAGCCCGGAACGGTCGTGTGCATGGCCACCCACGACCGGGACCGGTTCTCACGCCTGGTGGCGGGCAGCGTCACCGGACACGTGTTGCGCCAGGCCGCAGCCCCGGTGCTCATGATAGGTCCCGGATACCTGTGTGACGAGGGAGGCGGGGCCGGTGGCCGCGCCCTCGTGTGCCTGGACGGCGGTTCCCGCGACGCCGACACCCTCGCCCTGGGACAGGGGTGGGCCCGCCAGCTCGGACTGGAGGTGGAGCTGGTGCACGTGGCCTCGCCCGGCGGGGCGGCCGTGGCCGAGGCGCGGCTGTCGGGGGCCGCGCGGAGGCTGGAGGCGGACGGCCTGGCGGTGCGGACGACCGTGCTGACCGGCGCCGACCCGGCGGGCGACATCACCGGGCTGCTCCACCGCCGCCCCGGCGCCCTGGCGGTGCTCGCCAGCCGCGCCCGGGCGGGGATTCCCAAACTCGTCCTGGGCAGCGTCAGCTCGCGGATCCTCGCGGTCAGCCCCCGCCCCGTCCTCCTCACGCGCTCCTCCTGAGACGGGCACCCGGCGGGCTGGCCGGAAGCGTTACCGGTGTTCCCCGAGGGGTCCTGGCCCCGGTGGTCTCGTACCCGTGGCTGGTCCCGGCCGCCCGACCCCGCCGCGAGGTGCGAGGTCGCGGTGTGTCAGTCCGCGGCCAGAGTCTGGCGGTAGTGCGCGATGAGCGCCTCGTCGGGACCGGCCTGCGTCCGCTCCGCGCGTCCGTCCAGCACGGCGGCGAGCGCGCGCAGGCACAGGTCCCACCCGGCCGCGGTGTTGGCCGTCCAGGCCGGGTCGGCGACGGTGTTGGACAGGCGCAGCACGCACCCGTCGCCGTCCTCCTCCAGGGTCCAGCGCAGGTCCTCGCCGTCCCAGTGGAAGGCCAGGACGTGCGGCGGCGCGAACTCGGTGATCGGCGCGGTCTCCGGTTCCTCTCCGGGGAAGGTGAACGTGAGCGCGCCGCCCTCGCGCGCGTCGATCGCCACCCGGCAGGGGAACCACCGGCTGAGCGCCTCGTCGGTGGTCAGCGCGGCCCAGACGGTCGGCAGCGGGTGCGGGTAGCGGCGGGTGAAGCGCAGTACGGGTGCGCCCGGCGTGCTCGTGTCGACGCGGACCTCGGTGCTCATGGCTGCCGCCCCTCCTGTGGATGCGTGGAGTCCAGGTAGTCGCCCAGTTCGTCCAGCCGGTCCGTCCAGAACGCCCGGTAGGGGCGCAGCCAGTCGTCCAGGTCGCGCAGCGCCTCGGCCCGCAGGCGGTAGCGCCGCCCCTGCCGCTCGGCGGTCTCGGAGACCAGTCCGGCGGTGCGCAGCACGCGCAGGTGCTTGGAGACGTTGGGCTGGCTCATGCCCAGTCCGGCGACCAGCTCCTTGACGAGCAGGCCCTCGCCGCGGCGCAGCGCGTCCAGGATGCGGCGCCTGCTGGGCTCGGCCAGGACGGCGAACAGATCGGGCATACACCGAGTATGCCTATACGGTTATATAACTGTCAAGACATAAAGGGCGGGGTGCGTGCTCCAGGTGGTGGCGGATGTCCAGGTCCCCCGCCCGCTCCCCGGCGGGGCGGTCTCCGGGGAGCGGGCGGGGGCGGCCCGGGGGAGCCCTCAGCGCAGGGCGCCGACCTCGGAGTCCGTCGCCAGGTCCGCGTACCCGGCCGTCCAGCCCTCCGCCCCCAGCCGCCTCAGCAGCGGCCCGGCGGCGGTGGCCGGTGCCGCGAACTCCGCCGTCAGGGTGTCCTGGTCCCAGGAGGCGGACACGTCGTCGGCGGTGACGCCGGACTCGTCCAGCACCGCCAGCAGCCGTGCCAGCTCTCCGGGGGCCTCCTCCACCGCCACCCGCAGACGCGCCCCGCCCGGCGGCTGCTCGCGGAGCAGTCCCAGGCCCTGGGAACCCCGGTCCAGCAGGTCGCGCACCCGGCCCGTCTCGCGCGCGCCCTGCCCCGGACCGGAGCGGGAGAGCACGTCCAGGGAGGCCAGCACCAGTGACAGGTCCTCGTGCAGGTCGCGCAGCACCCCGACCAGCGGCCCGGAGTTGGCGCGCAGGATGTCGGTCCACAGCCGGGGGTCGCCGCCCGCGACGCGGGTGGTGTCGCGCAACCCCTGCCCGGCCAGGCGGAAGGCCTCCTCGGCCCCGCCGCGCAACCGCGCCGCCATGAGGCTCGCCACCACGTGCGGTGCGTGCGAGGTCAGCGCCACCGCGTCGTCGTGGGCCTGGCTGTCCATCATCACCGGGACCGCGCCGCACAGGCAGATCATCTCCAGCGCCCGGTTGAGCACTGGTCGCGCGGTGGCCGCCGTCGGTGTGAGAACCCAGGTGCGGCCCTCGAACAGGTCCGCGCGGGCCGCGAGGGGACCCGCCCGCTCCCGGCCGGCCAGGGGGTGGCCGCCGATGAACGTCGCCGGGTCCGCGATGGCGCTCAGCACGTCCCGGCCGGGCGCGGACTTCACGCTGGCCACGTCCGTGTAGGCCCGGGCCAGGCCGCGCAGCTGCTGCTCGGCCAGGACGGCGCCGACCATGCTGGGCGGCACCGCGATCACGGCCAGGTCCACCGCCTCGGCCGGGGCGCCGACCGTTCCGGCGCCCAGCGCGGCGGCGGTGCGGGCCGCGGCGGGGTCCCGGTCCATCAGGTGGACGGCGACCCCGTGCCGTCCCGCGGCCAGCGCCACGGACGTTCCGATGAGTCCCGTGCCGACCACCGCCATGGTGCGGATCACTGCGCACCGCCCTCCAGGTCCTCGCGCAGGCACGCGGCTCCGCCCAGGTAGACGTGCTGGACGTCCGCGCGGGCCAGGCCGCTGCGCGCGTGCACCATCAGGCGCACCGTCCGGGGCAGCGCCCCGGACACGTCCAGCTCCCGCGCGCACATCAGGGGCACGTCCAGCAGCCCCAGCTCGCGCGCCGCCTCCGCCGGGAAGGCGCTCACCAGGTCCGAGGTGGAGGTGAACAGGATGCTCACCAGGTCCTCGCTGCCGATGCCGTTGGCGTCCAGGACCTTGGTGAGCAGCTCGCGGACCCCCGCGAGCAGGTGCTCCCTCTCGTCGCGGTCCAGCTGCACCGCTCCGCGTACCGCGCACACGTTCATCGGCGCGCCTCCTTCGCCCGGCGGGCCTCTCCCAGCACTTCGGCGACCAGGAAGGCCAGGTCCAGGGACTGGCTGCGGTTCAGGCGCGGGTCGCAGGCGGTCTCGTACCGGCGCCGCAGGTCGTCCACGCCGATGCGGCTCCCGCCGCCCACGCACTCGGTCACGTCGTCGCCGGTCAGCTCCACGTGGATGCCGCCGGGGTGGGTGCCCAGGGCGTGGTGGACCTCGAAGAAGCCCCGCACCTCGTCCAGGACGTCGTCGAAGCGCCGGGTCTTGTGCCCGCTGCCGGCGGTGAAGGTGTTGCCGTGCATGGGGTCGCACACCCACGCGACCCGCGCACCGGACGCCGTGACCTTCTCCACCAGCGCGGGAAGCCGGTCGCGGACGCGCCCGGCGCCCATCCTCGTGATGAGGGTCAGCCGTCCGGGCTCGCGGTCGGGGTCGAGCTTGTCCACCAGCGCCAGCACATCGTCGGGTTCGGCGCCCGGGCCGAGCTTGACCCCGACCGGGTTGCGTATGCGCGAGGCGAACTCCACGTGCGCCCCGTCCAACCGCCGCGTGCGCTCGCCGATCCAGACCATGTGCCCGGACACGGCGTAGAGTCCGCCGGTACGCGAGTCCACGCGGGTCAGCGCCGTCTCGTAGTCCAGCAGCAGGGCCTCGTGGGAGGAGTAGAACTCGGTGGTGCGCACCGCCTCGGCGTCGGTGACCCCGCACGCCCGCATGAACGCCAGCGCGTTGTCGATCTCGCGGGCCAGGCGCTCGTAGCGCCGACCGGCGGGGGAGTCGCGGACGAAGTCGCGGTTCCAGGCGTGCACCTGGGACAGGTCGGCGTAGCCGCCGGTGGTGAAGGCGCGCACCAGGTTCAGGGTCGCCGCGGAGGCGTGGTAGGCGCGCTTGAGCCGCTCGGGGTCGGGGCGCCGGTCGCGGGCGGTGAACGCGCGTCCGTTGACGGCGTCGCCGCGGTAGGAGGGCAGGCTCACCCCGTCACGGGTCTCGGTGGGGCTGGAACGCGGCTTGCCGTACTGCCCGGCGATGCGGCCCACCTTCACCACGGGGACGGAGCCCGCGTAGGTGAGCACGGCGCCCATCTGGAAGAGCGTCTTGAGCTTGTTCCTGATCTGGTCGGCGGAGACGCCGTCGAGGGCCTCGGCGCAGTCGCCCCCCTGGAGGAGGAACTCCTCTCCGCGCGCCACGGCGCCCAGGCGGGCCCTGAGCTGGTCGCACTCGCCCGCGAAGACCAGCGGCGGGTAGGAGGCCAGGTCGGTGAGCGCGTCGGAGAGGGCTTCGGGGTCGGGCCAGTCGGGCTGCTGTTCGGCGGGTAGGGAACGCCAGTCGTCCACGGTGGTCGTGCTCTGCTCGGGGTTCATGGTGGCCATGCCTCACAAGGGGGTGGTGGAGAGGGGCGGCACGGGGCGGTGGCGGGGCTCGGCGGGGACGGGGCCGAGGAGGCGCGGGCGGTCCGGTGGCGGTGGTGGGGCGGGGGGAGGAAAGAAGGGGGTGCCGCCCCGGGTCCGGGAGGCGGCACCCGGTCCGTGTCAGGCTCCCGTGGGGTGGGCGGCCCGGTCCTCCTCGACCGGCCGCGGCGCGGCCGGGGGCGGCACGTACAGGTCGGTGGCCTCGTGGCCCACCCTGCGCGCGGTCAGGGCCGCGGGCACCATGGCCAGCAGCGCGAGCAGGGCCAGGCCGACGCCGACCCACAGCGGTGCGCGCAGGCCGAAGGCGTCGATGCCCATGCCGCCGACCCAGGAGCCGACGACCACGCCCATGGTGATGAACGAGGAGTGCACGGTGTTGACCAGGGCGCGCGGGTTCCCGGCGCGCTGGACGCGGGTGATCATCGCGGGGTTCAGCGTGATGCCCACCAGGCCGATGCCCGCCATCGCCAGCAGGGCGGGGACCGGCAGGTCCGCGAAGAGGGCGAAGACGCCCAGGAAGACCGTGTTGAGCGCCAGACCGGCCACGATGACGGTCACGGTGTGGGACATGGCCAGGCGGCCGACCACGATGTTGCCGATGACCGTCGCCCCGCCGTAGCCCAGGAGCAGCAGCGGCACGATGTCGCGGGAGAACCCGGTGACCTCGGTGAGGATCGGCGTGAAGTAGGAGAACGCCGCGAAGGTGGCGCCGATGATGAGCGTGGAGGTGGCCATGATCGTCCACAGGCGCGGGCGGCGGAACACCTCCAGCTCGGAGCGCAGGGCCCCGGCCTCCTCGGCCTTCTCCAGGCGCGGCAGCGCGAGCATGGTGGCCACGGCCACGACCACGGTCAGCACGCCGACGGCGGCGAAGGCGGCGCGCCAGCCGAACTGGCCGCCGATGAGCGTGGACAGCGGCAGGCCGAGCAGGGTGCCCACCATGAGGCCCTGGAGGGCCACACCGGTGGCGCGCCCGCGCAGGTGCGGCGCGGTGACCTGCGCGACCGCCGACAGGGCGACGCCGAAGAAGGCTCCGGCTGCCGCTCCGGTGATCACGCGGGCCACGAGCATGGGCCAGTAGGAGGTGGAGAGGGCGGCCAGCGCGTTGCCGACGAAGAAGATGGCGAAGAGCACCATCAGGGCGTGGTTCGTGCGCAGCCGGAGCACCGACAGGGTCGCCAGCGGCCCGCCGAGCGCCATCGCCAGTGCGAACGCGGTGATGAGGTAGCCGATCTGCGGGATGGTGGCCCCCAGGTCCTCGGACATCTGCGGCATGAGTCCACCGACGAGCAGCTCGCTGGTGACCATGGCGAAGATGCCGAGCGCCATGAGGTAGACGGACTTGGGCATCGGAGCTTCCTTTGAGTTTTGAATTGATCAGACCAAAACTAGGGCGCACGGGGAGACGCACGCGGGCACGCGGCCGCGCCGACGCGGGTCAGGGAGTCAGCGCGGTCGTGCTGGTCGGGGGCGTTGGTCGGTCGGTCCCGGGATCAGGGCCTGAGTGCCTCGATCCCGGTGGAGGCGATGCCCTCCAGCGCCGTTCTCCCGGCGCCCGACTGGGCCGCGACCCTCATCCCTGAGATGAGGGAGGTCACGTACCAGGCCAGGTCGCCGGGGTCCCGGTCGGCGGCGATCGAACCGTCGAGCTGGCCGTCCATGACGGTCAGGCGCAGTGAGGACAGGCGCTTGTGCAGGTCCGCCTCCACCACCTGGGCGATACCCGGGTTGCGCGAGGCCACCGCGGTGATGGTGTTGACGGTGAAGCATCCCGACCCGCGGCCGTTCTCCCGGTTGTCGGTCTCGTCCTCCACGATCACGGTCAGCAGCGAACCGATCCGGTCCAGCCCGCTGCCCTTGGTGGAGTCCAGCACGGACCCCTGACGCGCGGTCATGGTGGTGACGTAGTAGGAGAGCGCCCGTCGGAACAGGTGCTCCTTGGAGTGGAAGGTGTTGTAGAGGCTGCTGCGGGTCAGTCCGGTCGCCTGGCACAGGTCGGCCGTGGAGGTCCCGTCGAACCCCTTGGCCCAGAACTCGCGACAGGCCGCCCGGACCACCTGCTCCTCGTCGAACTGGCGTGGTCTCCCCATGATCCAGACGGTACCACTTTATGGATGGAACGTCACAAAAAATCGGGGATCCGTGAGAGGCGTGCGGGCCGCCGGCGGTCCCGGCGGCCCGCGCCCGGTCAGGCGTTGCGACCACCGTCCACACCCAGCCGGGCGCCCGTGGTGAACCCCGCAGACGGGGAGACCAGGTAGGCGACCGCATCGGCGACCTCCTCCGGCGTCGCGAACCTGCCCAGCGGCGACGCCTCCTTCTGGGGCGCGGAGTTGGGTCCGTCCTGCGGGTTCATGTCGGTGTCGGTGGCGCCCGGGGCCACCTCGTTCACCGTGATCCCGCGCGGCCCGAGGTCACGGGCCAGCGCCTTGGTCATACCGGTGATCGCGGCCTTGGAGGTGGCGTAGACCGTGTATCCGGCGCCCGGGACGCGCTCGCCCACACAGGAGCCGAGGTTGACGATCCGGCCGCCCTCGCCCAGGTGGCGCGCCGCCGCGCGGGAGGCCAGCAGGGGGCCGCGCACGTTGACGTCGAGCACGCGACCGGCGACCGCCGGGTCCAGGTCGTCGATCACGGCGGAGGAGGGGTCCAGTATCCCCGCGTTGTTGACCAGGATGTCCAGGCCGCCCAGCAGTTCGGCGGCCTCGTCCACGACCCGCTCCGCGTCCCGGGCGTCGCCCGTGTCGGCCTGCACGATCACCGCCTTGCCGCCGGTCCGCTCGGCGATGGCCGCGGCGGTGGCCGCGGCCGACTCGGCGTCGGAGTGGTAGCTGATCGCCACCGCCGCCCCGTCGCGGGCCAGACGCAGGGCGATGGCCGCCCCGATCCCGCGGCCTCCGCCGGTCACCAGTGCCCGCCTGCCATCGAGGACGCCGCTCATACCCTGCTCTCCCGCTCCGTGCCGGTGTGGTGGGTGAGGTCGGCGCGCGTGTCGGCGGCCTCCCCCCGTGTGAACTGGATCTGGATGGACCCGTACTTCTCGCCGACGTCGTTGATCCTGCCGTCGTCGGCCGGGTCGCGGGGCGGCGCCGGGCGCGCGGCCACGACCGGGGAGCCCGCCTCCAGGAAGAAGCGCTCGTAGCCCCCGGGGGTGAAGATCAGTAGCTGGCGAGCCGGGTGCGTGCCGGTGTTGCGGAACCCGTGGACGGTCCCGTGCGGGATGAACACGTAGTCCCCGGCCCGGGCACGGAAGGTGCGCTCACCGGCGTAGATCTCCAGCTCCCCGTCCAGGACGTAGAACGCCTCGTCCTCGACGTCGTGCGTGTGCAGCGGCGGCCCGCCCCCCGGCGGGACGGACGCCTCGATGAGCGTCATCGCGCCCCGCGACTCGTCCCCCGAGGCCTTGACCGTGTACACGTCGCCGTTGAGCCACACGGTCGTGCCCTCGCCGCGGGCGCGGAACACGACCCCCGGCTCGGGCGCGGGCGTGGTGAGCAGTTCCTCGGGCACGCTCATACCGGGGCCCCCTTGCGCTCCGGGGCTGCGGAGGCGGACAGCACCCGCCCGTCGCTGAGCACCCTTCCGGCCTGGGCGGGCGTCTCCTGCCCGTCCTGGTCGATGGTGAGCACGCGCAGCCAGGCGTCCCGGCAGCCCACGAACACCCCCTCGGGGGAGGTGCGCACCAGGCCGGGCACCGGAGGCCCGTCCGGGACGGGGCCGCCGCCGGTGACGGAGAGGATGGTGACCGTCTCGCCCTCGGGGGTCTGGGCGAACGCGCCCGGGTGCCGGTAGCCGGCGCGTACGTGGCAGGAGACCTTGTGCGCGGTGTAGGTGAAGTCCAGCCGGTACTGGTCGGCGCCCGGCCGGGTGAAGTAGGTCCGCTCCGAGGGGTCCTGCGGTACGCGGGTCAGCGTCCGCCGGGCCAGGCTCGGGATCAGGTCGAGCAGCATCAGGACGTTGGCCCGCTCCTGGATGGTGCGCAGCTCCAGGGCGGTCTCCCGGCCGGTCAGCGGGGTGGCGTGCTGGGCGAGGATGGCCCCGGTGTCCAGTCCCTCGGCCATCTCGATCGCGGTCACCGCGCCCTCGGTCTCGCCGTTGCGCACCATCCAGTAGAAGGGCGCCAGACCGGCGTAGCGGGGCAGCGGGCTGGGGTGGAAGTTGACCGAGGTGACGCGGGGGACCGACAGCAGGTCGGCCTTGAGCACCTGCTGGAAGTTGCCCACGATCAGGTAGTCGGGGGCCATCGCCCGCAGCGCCTCCACCGTGTCGGGGGAGTTCACGCTCCTGGGGCGCAGGACCGGGACGCCGAGGCGCTCGGCCCGGCCCTCCAGGTCCACCTGCTGGTCGTCGCTGACGAAGTAGTCGCACACCTTGCCCGGGGGACTGGTCACGACGGCGGCGAGGTCGATCAGGGGGTGGTGGTGGAGCATGTCGAGGAAGGGGGAACCGAGTTTGGAGTTGACCTCGGATAAGAGGACGACGCGTGCGGTCTCGGGCATCACTGCTCCTTGTGCGTGGGGGATGGTCCGTGGCGCGGGGCGGGGTCTCACAGGAAGGGCGAGGTCGACTCGCCGCCCAGCAGGATGTTCCCGGTGAGCTGGAGGATGGAGTCCTGGGCCACGGCGTGCTGGCACATGGTGTTGGCGTCGCGCAGCCAGCGGTCCATCGGGGACCGGTCGCGGTAGACCGACGCGCCGCCCACCAGGTCGAACAGCCGGTGCACGATCGAGCGCGCCGTGCGGAAGGCGTGGTATCGGGCCAGCGCGGTCTCCGCGCGGGCGTCGACGTCGCGCTCGCTTCCCAGCTCCAGGGCCTCCCACTGGCGTTCCAGGGTGGAGTACACGGACGCGCGGGCGGCGGTCAGCTCCATCTCCATCTGGGCCACGGCCTGCTGCACGCGGTGGTCCGCGGGCCAGGGGAGGCCGGTCTCGCGGTCGACGCGGCCCGGCGCCAGGCCGCGCACGTGGTCCAGGGCGGCACGGGCCAGGCCCAGTGGTACGCCGGACATCTTGCGCAGGATCGCGTCGGGGGCGTCGTGCAGCGGTCCGGTGCGCACCGGACGGTTGAAGGCGAAGGTGCGTTCCTCGGGCACGAACAGCTCCTCGACCGTGTAGTCCAGCGACCCCGAGCCGGCCAGGCCCGTGGTGTGCCAGGTGTCGACGATCTCGTACTCGTCGGGCGAGGCCAGCGCGATCCGCCACTCGGGCTTGCCGGTGCGGGGGTCGATGACGGGCTCGCCCTCGTCGTCGCGCACGGTGCACCCGGCGGCGAGCACGTCGCAGTGGGTGATCCCCGAGCCGAACCGCCACCGGCCCGAGACGAGGTAGCCGCCCTCGACCCGGCGCGCGTTGCCCTGCGGGAAGATCCAGCCGGACTGGGCCAGGTCCAGGGACGGGTAGACCCGCCGGGCCGTGTCCTGGTCGATGAAGCCC is drawn from Nocardiopsis dassonvillei subsp. dassonvillei DSM 43111 and contains these coding sequences:
- a CDS encoding quercetin 2,3-dioxygenase; translated protein: MSVPEELLTTPAPEPGVVFRARGEGTTVWLNGDVYTVKASGDESRGAMTLIEASVPPGGGPPLHTHDVEDEAFYVLDGELEIYAGERTFRARAGDYVFIPHGTVHGFRNTGTHPARQLLIFTPGGYERFFLEAGSPVVAARPAPPRDPADDGRINDVGEKYGSIQIQFTRGEAADTRADLTHHTGTERESRV
- a CDS encoding methionyl-tRNA formyltransferase, whose product is MPETARVVLLSEVNSKLGSPFLDMLHHHPLIDLAAVVTSPPGKVCDYFVSDDQQVDLEGRAERLGVPVLRPRSVNSPDTVEALRAMAPDYLIVGNFQQVLKADLLSVPRVTSVNFHPSPLPRYAGLAPFYWMVRNGETEGAVTAIEMAEGLDTGAILAQHATPLTGRETALELRTIQERANVLMLLDLIPSLARRTLTRVPQDPSERTYFTRPGADQYRLDFTYTAHKVSCHVRAGYRHPGAFAQTPEGETVTILSVTGGGPVPDGPPVPGLVRTSPEGVFVGCRDAWLRVLTIDQDGQETPAQAGRVLSDGRVLSASAAPERKGAPV
- a CDS encoding acyl-CoA dehydrogenase family protein, with the protein product MSTSLATGTAPTATADTTVPNSFEEIHAAVVALQPLFREHSARIEEHRRLPADVVELLRGAGVFRAAAPASWGGPGLTSVEQARVVEAAAYGDVSVGWCAMIGMDSGIYSGFIDQDTARRVYPSLDLAQSGWIFPQGNARRVEGGYLVSGRWRFGSGITHCDVLAAGCTVRDDEGEPVIDPRTGKPEWRIALASPDEYEIVDTWHTTGLAGSGSLDYTVEELFVPEERTFAFNRPVRTGPLHDAPDAILRKMSGVPLGLARAALDHVRGLAPGRVDRETGLPWPADHRVQQAVAQMEMELTAARASVYSTLERQWEALELGSERDVDARAETALARYHAFRTARSIVHRLFDLVGGASVYRDRSPMDRWLRDANTMCQHAVAQDSILQLTGNILLGGESTSPFL